A stretch of the Archangium violaceum genome encodes the following:
- a CDS encoding putative Ig domain-containing protein, whose amino-acid sequence MPSVRLLGTLAVLALVAACNGSPTPEPEALRLPDLELLETTEGVPYEVSLGATGGTPPLRHSLEKLPPGFTFYMNDGLLRGPAEAPGQYTFTVQVRDTEGAVATRTYRLLVHSAPTVSTTLLASATVGAPYEAQLEVNGGKGPMRWAMVGGTLPAGLSLNEDGRLTGIPEASGTYAPAVRAQDVHGAQASRTLSLSVHPAGQQGFNVGNWNLAWFGDPTRSPSDDALQLDNVRRVMLSAGADFWGLQELVDATEFNALKQSLGYDGFMANDDSRVPNGSYFYSDDEQKVGILFRPDVVSVRAAQVILTSNDYYFAGRPPLRVDLRITQNGVSVDLVAIVLHMKAQTESGTSSYYRRQNAALVLESYLETQLPNTPFIVLGDWNDDVDQSIVASNGAFLPTPFQNFLDDPAHYTFVTQPLSLAGQRSTVSYADFIDHQLISDELRTNHVSSSTRVLRPDLDIPIPSYKSTTTDHYPVLSRFAFGATP is encoded by the coding sequence ATGCCCTCCGTCCGTCTGTTGGGGACGCTCGCCGTCCTCGCACTCGTCGCCGCCTGCAACGGCTCACCGACACCCGAGCCCGAAGCGCTCCGGTTGCCCGACCTGGAGCTGCTGGAGACCACGGAGGGCGTACCCTACGAGGTGAGCCTCGGTGCCACCGGGGGTACCCCGCCGCTGCGGCACTCGCTGGAGAAGCTACCGCCCGGCTTCACCTTCTACATGAACGACGGCCTGCTGCGGGGCCCAGCCGAGGCGCCGGGCCAGTACACCTTCACGGTGCAGGTGAGGGACACCGAGGGCGCCGTGGCCACGCGGACGTACCGGCTGCTCGTCCACTCCGCGCCGACCGTCAGCACCACCCTGCTCGCCTCCGCCACCGTGGGCGCGCCGTACGAAGCCCAGCTCGAGGTCAATGGTGGCAAGGGGCCCATGCGCTGGGCCATGGTGGGCGGGACTCTGCCCGCGGGACTCTCCCTGAACGAGGACGGCCGGCTCACGGGCATTCCGGAGGCGTCGGGCACCTACGCCCCCGCCGTGCGCGCGCAGGACGTGCATGGGGCACAGGCGTCGAGGACCCTCAGCCTGAGTGTCCACCCAGCGGGACAGCAGGGCTTCAACGTGGGGAACTGGAACCTGGCGTGGTTCGGCGACCCGACCCGAAGCCCCTCGGACGATGCATTGCAGCTCGACAACGTGCGGAGGGTCATGCTCAGCGCCGGTGCCGACTTCTGGGGCCTGCAGGAGCTGGTGGACGCCACGGAGTTCAACGCGCTCAAGCAGTCGCTCGGCTACGACGGCTTCATGGCCAATGACGACTCGCGCGTCCCGAACGGCTCCTACTTCTACTCGGACGACGAGCAGAAGGTCGGCATCCTCTTCCGCCCGGACGTGGTCAGCGTGCGGGCCGCGCAGGTCATCCTGACCTCGAACGACTACTACTTCGCCGGACGGCCGCCGCTGCGCGTGGACCTGCGCATCACGCAGAACGGAGTGAGCGTGGACCTGGTGGCCATCGTGCTGCACATGAAGGCCCAGACGGAGTCCGGCACGAGCTCCTACTACCGTCGCCAGAACGCGGCCCTGGTGCTCGAGAGCTACCTGGAGACGCAGCTGCCGAACACGCCGTTCATCGTGCTCGGCGACTGGAACGATGATGTGGACCAGTCCATCGTCGCCTCGAACGGCGCCTTCCTGCCGACCCCCTTCCAGAACTTCCTGGATGACCCGGCGCACTACACCTTCGTCACCCAGCCCTTGTCGCTCGCGGGCCAGCGCAGCACGGTGAGCTACGCGGACTTCATCGACCACCAGCTCATCAGCGACGAGCTGCGGACGAACCACGTGAGCAGCTCGACCCGCGTCCTGCGCCCGGACCTCGACATCCCCATCCCCTCGTACAAGAGCACCACCACGGACCACTACCCGGTGCTCAGCCGCTTCGCGTTCGGCGCCACTCCGTAG
- a CDS encoding DUF1206 domain-containing protein has protein sequence MTNDIGRKASELKRQGDRLGAETMHNPWTERLARLGYLAKGVVYAVIGVLALQVAIGSGGKTTDTHGALATLAQGTWGKALLAVVAVGLVGYVLWRVVQAWMDPDGKGTGAKGLVVRAGYLISAGIYSALAVAAFRLVLGTGGAGSHGDQSAQSWTARLMEKPFGQALVAVVGLVIAGMGGWQIYKAWKEKFRRKLRLDELRPQQAEWAVRISKLGILARGLVFVLMGLFLVQAALTANPRRAHGLDGALESLASQPYGAVLLGLTAAGLVAYAVYMAVEARYRRFLGA, from the coding sequence ATGACGAACGACATCGGCCGGAAGGCGTCGGAGTTGAAGCGGCAGGGAGACAGGCTCGGGGCGGAGACGATGCACAACCCCTGGACGGAACGGCTGGCCCGCCTGGGCTATCTGGCCAAGGGCGTGGTGTACGCGGTGATTGGCGTGCTCGCGCTCCAGGTCGCCATCGGCTCTGGCGGAAAGACGACCGATACCCACGGGGCTCTGGCCACGCTGGCCCAGGGCACCTGGGGCAAGGCCCTGCTCGCGGTGGTGGCGGTGGGCCTGGTGGGCTACGTCCTCTGGCGCGTGGTGCAGGCCTGGATGGACCCGGACGGCAAGGGCACCGGTGCCAAGGGGCTCGTCGTGCGAGCCGGCTATCTCATCAGCGCCGGCATCTACAGCGCGCTCGCGGTGGCCGCCTTCCGGTTGGTGCTCGGCACCGGAGGCGCCGGCTCACATGGGGACCAGAGTGCTCAGTCGTGGACGGCCCGGTTGATGGAGAAACCCTTCGGGCAGGCCCTGGTCGCCGTCGTGGGGCTCGTCATCGCCGGCATGGGCGGCTGGCAGATCTACAAGGCGTGGAAGGAGAAGTTCCGCAGGAAGCTCCGGCTGGACGAGCTGCGCCCCCAACAGGCCGAGTGGGCCGTGCGCATCTCCAAGCTGGGCATCCTCGCTCGCGGCCTGGTCTTCGTGCTGATGGGCCTGTTCCTCGTCCAGGCGGCACTCACCGCCAATCCCCGGCGGGCCCACGGGCTGGATGGAGCCCTCGAGTCGCTCGCGTCCCAGCCCTACGGAGCGGTGCTGCTGGGGCTGACCGCCGCGGGCCTCGTCGCCTACGCCGTCTACATGGCCGTCGAGGCCCGGTACCGGCGCTTCCTGGGTGCCTAG
- a CDS encoding DMT family transporter: MLRSRLYLLAAAVLWSTAGAAVKLSSLSAWQLASGRSLIAALVLALAIPAGRRLPSRRGLAASVAYAATVVSFIIANKLTTSANAIFLQDTAPLYVLLLSPLLLRERPSRSELAAVPVFLLGLSLFFLDQLNPGQFWGNVIALGSGLAFALCILGLRAVGDEGSSVLVWGNLIAGVSVLLPALDGPKPTPVDIGLLVFLGVFQLGMAYSLFQRGLRETPAVEASLLILLEPVLNPVWAFLFAGERPGPWALVGGTIILLATAWRTLLGGKAGKASPTGHEAVREGAQG; the protein is encoded by the coding sequence ATGCTCCGCTCCCGTCTCTACCTCCTCGCCGCCGCCGTGCTCTGGTCCACGGCTGGCGCCGCCGTGAAGCTCTCCAGCCTGTCGGCGTGGCAGCTCGCCTCCGGCCGCTCCCTCATCGCGGCCCTGGTGCTCGCGCTCGCCATCCCCGCCGGCCGCCGGCTCCCGTCCCGGCGAGGGCTCGCGGCGTCGGTGGCCTACGCCGCCACCGTGGTGTCGTTCATCATCGCCAACAAGCTCACCACCTCCGCCAACGCCATCTTCCTGCAGGACACCGCGCCGCTCTACGTGCTGCTCCTGTCCCCACTCCTGCTGCGCGAGCGCCCCTCGCGCAGTGAGCTGGCCGCCGTGCCCGTGTTCCTGCTCGGGTTGAGCCTCTTCTTCCTCGATCAGCTCAACCCCGGGCAGTTCTGGGGCAACGTGATCGCGCTGGGCTCGGGCCTCGCCTTCGCCCTATGCATCCTCGGGCTGCGCGCCGTGGGCGACGAGGGCTCCTCGGTGCTCGTGTGGGGCAACCTCATCGCCGGCGTCAGCGTCCTGCTGCCCGCGCTCGATGGCCCCAAGCCCACCCCAGTCGACATCGGGCTGCTCGTCTTCCTCGGCGTGTTCCAGCTCGGCATGGCCTACTCCCTCTTCCAGCGCGGCCTGCGCGAGACGCCCGCGGTGGAGGCCTCGCTCCTCATCCTGCTCGAGCCGGTGCTCAACCCCGTGTGGGCCTTCCTCTTCGCCGGAGAGCGGCCCGGCCCCTGGGCGCTCGTGGGCGGCACCATCATCCTGCTGGCCACCGCATGGCGCACGCTGCTGGGTGGCAAGGCGGGCAAGGCATCTCCAACCGGGCATGAGGCGGTGCGCGAGGGAGCCCAGGGTTGA
- a CDS encoding alpha/beta hydrolase family protein encodes MKRLVPLVCSLLLSCTKPTTAPTTPVDAGEPVTSRGTEAAIPDAGSATPDAGTSATARTDAGTQGAPTARCSASDLSPEPKPTQPPVPEAVDSMRRRIMAAAVACDYEGLAALTREKGMAFKASFGDVTDVAGYWHELETSRGQPVLAQMVKLLNLPYARLGDLYVWPSVHRENATDADWKAVEAVYPPEQLAQMRQAGTGYLGLRLGILSNGHWQFALAGD; translated from the coding sequence ATGAAAAGGCTCGTCCCTCTCGTCTGCTCACTGCTGCTGTCGTGTACGAAACCCACCACCGCTCCCACGACTCCGGTGGATGCCGGTGAGCCCGTGACCTCTCGCGGCACGGAGGCCGCCATCCCTGACGCGGGCTCCGCCACTCCGGACGCGGGGACCTCCGCTACCGCGCGGACGGATGCCGGAACCCAAGGAGCGCCCACCGCTCGCTGCTCGGCGAGCGACCTCAGCCCCGAGCCGAAGCCCACCCAGCCGCCCGTGCCCGAAGCGGTCGACTCGATGCGCCGTCGCATCATGGCCGCCGCCGTGGCCTGCGACTACGAAGGCCTCGCCGCCCTCACCCGCGAGAAGGGCATGGCCTTCAAGGCCAGCTTCGGTGACGTGACGGACGTGGCCGGCTACTGGCACGAGCTCGAGACGAGCCGCGGACAGCCGGTGCTCGCTCAAATGGTGAAGCTGCTCAACCTCCCCTACGCCAGACTCGGCGACCTCTACGTCTGGCCGTCCGTGCATCGCGAGAACGCGACAGACGCGGACTGGAAGGCCGTCGAGGCGGTGTACCCGCCCGAGCAGCTCGCCCAGATGCGCCAGGCGGGGACGGGCTACCTGGGCCTGCGCCTCGGCATCCTGTCCAACGGACACTGGCAGTTCGCCCTCGCCGGAGACTGA